From the genome of Solidesulfovibrio carbinolicus, one region includes:
- a CDS encoding GGDEF domain-containing protein: MATHPRLLIGFRTWLMILSVFSALPMIAFSITSLSYIARGQYVVEAGQLRRAATILAHDLDGYFAAREAMLRTLAASDAAMRGDIDELYRHARRIAHQASDQFAVALVDRQGRILFHTMKPYGDLLGETSEKDQIARVLATGEPSVSPAYNGPVSRQRVVALDVPMSGEMFQRYCLRAVIAVADVEGLLVRKHFSPGWMVAYLDQDKLVAAARADAAGRLLAMTDGGEGGRGVFFPRANGIGDEELVETAVAGVGTWGWRAAVSVPESTFARPLRALLLRFVAAAAVCLGIGLVASYYLAKRLGREMGTLLEPASARGGEQRPCQIDPGIIIREVGEVRACLLAARDREEQAKIDSLTELPGRALFWEMARELERQSRENTDVGLAVMFIDLDGFKHINDQHGHDRGDWVLRRTAEVLRETVRDKDVVGRLGGDEFAVCLAAPVGQVQNAAAAIAERVVAGIGAIGFGIGCSIGVSVCLACTPSLSRALALADQAMYEAKRLGKNRYVLREDTTLED; this comes from the coding sequence ATGGCAACGCATCCCCGCCTTCTGATCGGGTTTCGCACCTGGCTCATGATCTTGTCGGTGTTTTCCGCCCTGCCCATGATCGCTTTTTCCATCACTTCTTTAAGCTACATCGCGCGCGGCCAGTATGTCGTCGAAGCCGGCCAGTTGCGCCGGGCCGCCACCATCCTGGCCCATGACCTCGACGGCTATTTCGCTGCCCGGGAAGCCATGCTGCGCACCCTGGCCGCCAGCGACGCGGCCATGCGCGGCGACATCGACGAACTCTACCGCCATGCCCGCCGCATCGCCCATCAGGCCTCGGACCAGTTTGCCGTGGCCCTGGTGGACCGGCAGGGGCGCATCCTGTTTCATACCATGAAGCCCTACGGTGATCTCCTGGGCGAAACCAGCGAAAAGGACCAGATCGCCCGCGTGTTGGCCACCGGCGAGCCCAGCGTCTCGCCGGCCTATAACGGGCCGGTTTCCAGACAGCGTGTGGTCGCCTTGGATGTGCCCATGAGCGGGGAAATGTTCCAGCGCTACTGCCTGCGCGCCGTCATTGCCGTGGCCGACGTGGAGGGCTTGCTGGTCCGCAAGCATTTTTCTCCGGGCTGGATGGTCGCCTATCTGGACCAGGACAAGCTGGTGGCGGCGGCCCGGGCGGATGCTGCCGGCCGGCTCCTGGCCATGACCGATGGCGGCGAAGGGGGGCGAGGCGTTTTTTTTCCGCGCGCCAACGGCATCGGGGATGAGGAACTGGTGGAAACGGCGGTGGCCGGTGTCGGAACCTGGGGCTGGCGGGCGGCGGTGAGCGTGCCGGAGTCCACCTTTGCCCGGCCCCTTCGCGCCTTGCTGCTGCGTTTTGTGGCCGCCGCCGCCGTCTGCCTCGGCATTGGCCTTGTGGCCTCGTACTATCTGGCCAAACGGTTGGGGCGGGAGATGGGCACGTTGCTGGAACCCGCTTCCGCCCGGGGGGGCGAGCAAAGGCCTTGCCAGATTGATCCCGGCATCATCATTCGGGAAGTGGGCGAGGTGCGGGCCTGTCTGCTGGCGGCCCGGGACCGCGAGGAACAGGCCAAGATCGACTCCCTGACCGAACTGCCGGGACGGGCGCTTTTCTGGGAAATGGCCAGGGAGCTGGAGCGCCAAAGCCGCGAGAACACTGATGTCGGCTTGGCTGTCATGTTCATTGACCTTGACGGGTTCAAGCACATCAACGACCAGCATGGCCACGACCGGGGCGATTGGGTGTTGCGCCGCACGGCCGAGGTGCTGCGCGAAACCGTGCGCGACAAGGACGTGGTGGGGCGGCTTGGCGGCGATGAGTTCGCCGTCTGTCTGGCCGCGCCCGTCGGACAGGTGCAAAACGCGGCCGCTGCCATTGCCGAGCGCGTCGTGGCGGGCATAGGCGCCATCGGCTTCGGCATCGGCTGCAGTATCGGCGTGTCGGTGTGTCTGGCCTGCACGCCGAGCCTGTCCCGGGCCTTGGCCCTGGCTGATCAGGCCATGTACGAGGCCAAGCGCCTGGGCAAAAACCGCTACGTGCTGCGCGAGGACACGACCCTGGAGGATTGA
- a CDS encoding DUF2092 domain-containing protein, with amino-acid sequence MRKRLPAASLAALALALLLAAGQALAGPSIDPKAEAVLRAMVANLQGVNAFSVTEASLVDRVFPNGQKVAFFHKTTIKAERPDKLRAEAAGDDVSGLWLLNGPSLTLYDARTKAYVVLDVPPRLEQALGQALAKLRLVGPMVDFLADDPYKSIMDGVLEAVYVGQSEVGGKPCHHLAFRQLTRDFELWIDAGKTPWPLRLAVTDKTLHGDPRTLVEYADWKPVSGFSAKTFAWTPPKDANRVAVAPHKPAPAAKP; translated from the coding sequence ATGCGCAAACGCCTTCCTGCCGCGAGCCTGGCTGCCCTGGCCCTGGCCCTGCTCCTGGCCGCCGGCCAGGCCCTGGCCGGTCCTTCCATCGACCCCAAGGCCGAGGCGGTCCTTCGGGCCATGGTCGCCAATCTGCAAGGTGTCAACGCCTTTTCCGTCACCGAGGCCAGCCTGGTGGACCGGGTGTTCCCCAACGGCCAGAAAGTGGCCTTTTTCCACAAAACGACCATCAAGGCCGAGCGTCCCGACAAGCTGCGGGCCGAGGCCGCGGGCGACGACGTATCCGGCCTGTGGCTGCTCAATGGCCCCAGCCTGACGCTGTACGACGCCAGGACCAAGGCCTACGTCGTCCTGGACGTGCCGCCGCGCCTGGAGCAGGCCCTGGGACAAGCCCTGGCCAAGCTGCGGCTGGTCGGCCCCATGGTCGATTTCCTGGCCGACGATCCCTACAAAAGCATCATGGACGGCGTGCTTGAAGCCGTCTACGTGGGCCAAAGCGAGGTGGGCGGCAAGCCCTGCCACCATCTGGCCTTTCGCCAACTGACCCGGGATTTCGAGCTGTGGATCGACGCCGGCAAGACGCCCTGGCCCCTGCGTCTGGCCGTCACCGACAAGACCCTGCACGGCGATCCCCGCACCCTGGTCGAATACGCCGACTGGAAGCCGGTTTCGGGCTTTAGCGCCAAGACCTTTGCCTGGACGCCGCCCAAGGACGCAAACCGGGTCGCGGTCGCTCCCCACAAGCCGGCCCCGGCCGCCAAGCCGTAA
- the metG gene encoding methionine--tRNA ligase codes for MNRFFITTPIYYVNAKPHLGHAYTTIVADALARFHQLCGEDVFFLTGTDEHGDKIAEAAAKAGQTPKEYADAISGLFSSLWPDLGITPTRFIRTTDADHIAAVRRALQLVYDKGDIYFGEYGGHYCKGCERFLTEKELVDGLCPDHKVKPEYIAEKNYFFRMSKYQGQLLEHIKANPDFIRPRQYRNEVVSLLESGALDDLCISRPKSRLTWGVELPFDSNFVTYVWFDALINYLTAAGWPDAPDFNAWWGAAEHLVAKDILKPHAVFWPTMLLAMDLPLYKHLNVHGYWLVRDTKMSKSLGNVVEPREMAAKAGLSGMRYFLLREMVFGADASFTEEGFVGRFNADLANDLGNLANRTLAMTAKYFGSVLPAGQEADPADGELAQLAETAVANYLALFRQAQFSRALDALWELVRGLNRYIDATAPWTLFKEGRTDRLATVMRNALGGLRTVAACLLPVMPEAAATLLTQLGQDPAAVNLMDEAKGFAPLAAATQVAATSNLFPRLDPPVREEVDAPKAAKPAKEEKKKDKTKEAPAKPGPAAEVEYDDFAKLDLRLGKVLSVAPVPGADRLYIIQADIGEEAPRQVVAGLAEHFTPEELVGSQVTIVANLKPRKLRGVLSHGMILAVRHAGGMALMTASVPVAPGDRVS; via the coding sequence GTGAATCGCTTTTTTATCACCACGCCCATTTACTACGTCAACGCCAAGCCCCACCTGGGCCATGCCTACACCACCATCGTGGCCGACGCCTTGGCCCGGTTCCACCAGCTGTGCGGCGAGGACGTCTTTTTCCTGACCGGCACCGACGAGCACGGCGACAAGATCGCCGAGGCCGCCGCCAAGGCCGGCCAGACGCCCAAGGAATACGCCGACGCCATCAGCGGCCTTTTTTCCTCGCTGTGGCCGGATCTCGGCATCACGCCCACGCGCTTTATCCGCACCACCGACGCCGACCACATCGCCGCCGTGCGCCGGGCCCTGCAGCTCGTCTATGACAAGGGCGACATCTATTTCGGCGAATACGGCGGGCATTACTGCAAAGGCTGCGAGCGGTTTTTGACCGAAAAAGAGCTGGTGGACGGCCTGTGCCCGGACCATAAGGTCAAGCCCGAGTACATTGCCGAGAAGAACTACTTCTTCCGCATGTCCAAGTACCAGGGCCAGCTTTTGGAGCACATCAAGGCCAATCCGGACTTCATCCGGCCGCGCCAGTACCGCAACGAGGTGGTGAGCCTGCTCGAATCCGGGGCGCTGGACGATCTGTGCATCTCCCGGCCCAAATCGCGTCTGACCTGGGGCGTGGAGCTGCCGTTTGATTCGAATTTCGTCACCTACGTCTGGTTCGATGCGCTCATCAACTACCTGACCGCCGCCGGCTGGCCCGACGCCCCGGATTTTAACGCCTGGTGGGGCGCGGCCGAGCACCTGGTGGCCAAGGATATCTTGAAGCCCCATGCCGTCTTTTGGCCCACCATGCTGCTGGCCATGGACTTGCCGCTGTATAAGCATTTAAACGTCCACGGCTACTGGCTGGTGCGCGACACCAAGATGTCCAAGTCCCTGGGCAACGTGGTGGAGCCGCGCGAGATGGCGGCGAAAGCCGGGCTGTCCGGGATGCGCTATTTCCTGCTGCGCGAAATGGTTTTCGGGGCCGATGCGAGCTTCACCGAGGAGGGCTTTGTCGGGCGCTTCAACGCCGATCTGGCCAACGACCTCGGCAATCTGGCCAACCGCACCCTGGCCATGACCGCCAAGTATTTCGGCTCGGTGCTGCCGGCCGGCCAGGAGGCCGATCCGGCCGACGGCGAGCTGGCCCAGTTGGCCGAGACGGCCGTGGCCAACTATTTGGCCCTGTTTCGCCAGGCCCAGTTCTCCCGGGCCCTGGACGCCTTGTGGGAGCTGGTGCGCGGGCTTAACCGCTACATCGACGCCACGGCCCCCTGGACGCTCTTCAAGGAAGGCCGGACCGACCGGCTGGCCACGGTCATGCGAAACGCCCTGGGCGGCCTGCGCACGGTGGCCGCCTGCCTGCTGCCGGTCATGCCCGAGGCGGCGGCCACGCTGCTGACCCAGCTTGGGCAGGACCCTGCCGCCGTCAACCTCATGGACGAGGCCAAGGGCTTTGCGCCCCTTGCCGCCGCCACCCAGGTGGCGGCCACGTCCAACCTCTTTCCGCGCCTGGACCCGCCGGTCCGGGAAGAAGTGGACGCGCCCAAGGCGGCCAAGCCGGCCAAAGAAGAAAAGAAAAAAGACAAGACCAAGGAGGCCCCGGCCAAGCCCGGACCGGCCGCCGAGGTGGAATACGACGACTTCGCCAAGCTCGATCTGCGCCTGGGCAAGGTGCTCTCCGTGGCCCCCGTGCCCGGGGCCGACCGCCTTTACATTATCCAGGCGGACATCGGCGAGGAGGCCCCGCGCCAGGTGGTGGCCGGGCTGGCCGAGCACTTTACGCCCGAGGAGCTGGTCGGCAGCCAGGTGACCATCGTGGCCAACCTCAAACCGCGCAAGCTGCGGGGCGTTCTCTCCCACGGCATGATCCTGGCCGTGCGCCATGCCGGGGGCATGGCGCTGATGACAGCCTCGGTTCCGGTGGCGCCGGGAGACCGGGTGTCCTAG
- the hemC gene encoding hydroxymethylbilane synthase, producing the protein MREKLVIATRGSKLALWQANHVADRLRQAHPGLVVDLLPIKTKGDIILDVPLAKVGGKGLFVKEIEEALLDGRADLAVHSMKDVPAEQPAGLVVGIVPEREDPCDRLLSVAYDSLAALPGGARVGTSSLRRKAQLLALRGDLDIVDLRGNLDTRVRKLLDGQFDAIIVAAAGLNRLELSAPKAVRLGPPEFLPAAAQGALGIEYRLDDPETAAMLAFFDHPESHDAVAAERGFLGHLEGGCQVPIAAHAVIDGDMIHLEGLVADPETGQTFRDAASGPRSQATALGVAVAEAVLARGAKAVLDAVYKAGAS; encoded by the coding sequence ATGCGCGAAAAACTCGTCATCGCCACCCGAGGCAGCAAACTGGCCCTGTGGCAGGCCAACCACGTGGCCGACCGGCTGCGCCAGGCCCATCCGGGCCTTGTCGTGGACCTGCTCCCCATCAAGACCAAGGGCGACATCATCCTGGACGTGCCGTTGGCCAAGGTGGGCGGCAAGGGATTGTTCGTCAAGGAAATCGAGGAAGCCCTCCTTGACGGCCGGGCCGATCTGGCCGTGCATTCCATGAAGGACGTGCCGGCCGAGCAGCCGGCCGGCCTGGTGGTCGGCATTGTGCCCGAGCGCGAGGACCCGTGCGACCGGCTGCTGTCCGTGGCCTACGACTCCCTGGCCGCCCTGCCGGGGGGAGCCCGGGTGGGCACGAGCAGCCTGCGCCGCAAGGCCCAGCTGCTTGCCCTGCGCGGCGACCTCGACATCGTGGACCTGCGCGGCAACCTGGACACCCGGGTCAGAAAGCTCCTGGACGGCCAGTTCGACGCCATCATCGTGGCCGCCGCCGGCTTAAACCGCCTGGAGCTGTCCGCGCCAAAGGCCGTGCGCCTGGGGCCGCCGGAGTTCCTGCCGGCCGCCGCCCAGGGGGCCCTTGGCATCGAATACCGCCTGGATGACCCGGAAACCGCCGCCATGCTGGCCTTTTTCGATCATCCCGAAAGCCATGACGCCGTGGCCGCCGAACGCGGCTTCTTAGGACACCTCGAAGGCGGCTGCCAGGTGCCCATCGCCGCCCACGCCGTCATCGACGGGGACATGATCCATCTGGAAGGCTTGGTGGCCGACCCGGAAACCGGCCAGACCTTCCGCGACGCCGCCTCCGGCCCGCGCAGCCAGGCAACCGCCCTGGGCGTGGCCGTGGCCGAGGCCGTCCTGGCCCGGGGCGCCAAGGCCGTGCTTGACGCCGTCTACAAGGCCGGCGCATCCTGA
- a CDS encoding acetoacetate decarboxylase family protein, which translates to MENAFASFTAPFTASGRAALVPPPPWHYAGWLLNVAIACDTSASASLVPPALGRLTGCGCIHFADWQATTDGRELLDPVYAQYRETIVIVEIELPDGSLANFCPFIWVDQDISLIRGLLQGWPKKFGATSMTRSLPIDHLAAAPLQAGTKLGASLCVKDRRLVEAALELTGNPGRPLGFLANRTIGSVGWPDLTRPGEPPHLRWLLPDIRDKVASQWHEATAQVRTFEHPVEELSLLGTLQAQTASVGWIGITVAGAREAAL; encoded by the coding sequence ATGGAAAACGCTTTCGCCAGTTTCACCGCGCCGTTCACCGCCAGCGGCCGGGCCGCCCTGGTGCCGCCGCCGCCCTGGCATTACGCTGGCTGGCTCCTCAACGTGGCCATCGCCTGCGACACCTCGGCCAGCGCCAGCCTCGTGCCGCCCGCCCTGGGCCGGCTGACCGGCTGCGGCTGCATCCATTTCGCCGATTGGCAGGCCACCACCGACGGCCGGGAACTGCTCGATCCCGTCTACGCCCAGTACCGGGAAACCATCGTCATCGTGGAGATCGAACTCCCGGACGGCTCCCTGGCCAATTTCTGCCCCTTCATCTGGGTGGATCAGGACATTTCCCTCATCCGGGGCCTGCTCCAGGGCTGGCCCAAGAAGTTCGGCGCAACCTCCATGACCCGCTCCCTGCCCATCGACCATTTGGCGGCCGCTCCGCTTCAGGCGGGCACGAAGCTCGGGGCCTCGCTGTGCGTCAAGGATCGGCGGCTGGTGGAAGCCGCACTGGAACTGACCGGCAATCCGGGCCGTCCCTTGGGCTTTTTGGCCAACCGGACCATCGGCTCCGTGGGCTGGCCGGACCTCACCCGGCCGGGCGAGCCGCCGCACCTGCGATGGCTTCTGCCCGACATCCGGGACAAGGTCGCCTCGCAGTGGCACGAAGCCACGGCCCAGGTCCGGACGTTTGAGCATCCCGTGGAAGAATTGTCCCTGCTGGGCACGCTGCAGGCCCAAACGGCCAGCGTCGGCTGGATCGGCATCACCGTGGCCGGAGCCCGGGAGGCGGCCTTGTAG
- a CDS encoding methyl-accepting chemotaxis protein, with the protein MRLSLQLRLTLTTVVGFVLVVLAANVAVSWRLADLTGTAREQVAKVRRDLGSAEASAARADLESLDAVLAALPAQAVAVSAGAGGVCAAGIVLVFLALIGRHLMTPLDLLAAYADRVAQGRAEPLPDDPRFIGRLGRLKASLEAMVAAMAGQLALVRDHAAEADAQAAAAEKAGREARLAVKKDAVRRQGMLGAGETLEGVADSIKQATGSLRQDARDVSAGAEEQKTRVDDTAADVDVMVEATVAVARAAEQAAGAAEEARRRAAAGAAVVDDSVAAIGRVSTLAAALKDNMAGLGRQAESIGQVMTVISDIADQTNLLALNAAIEAARAGEAGRGFAVVADEVRKLAEKTMTATKEVGQVIQAIQAGAFDNIRGMDQAGAAVDDATSLAGQSRAALGEIVALSGDAAGQVGEIARSCEAQVAAGERVQSAVGRIRDLSLRTADGMARSAATIEALGGEIEELIKLNGVFRLIGQGAAQDAVEALAAGPAMASLDREAMERLMRRALTDNAFLELLYATDAKGVQVTENIAPAGFKSTSSASMIGKSWASRPWFTNVLENQGTAISPIYISEASGEYCLTISVPIHKDDRIVGVLGADIKVFG; encoded by the coding sequence ATGCGACTTTCCTTACAGTTGCGGCTGACGCTGACGACCGTCGTCGGCTTTGTCCTGGTGGTGCTGGCGGCCAATGTGGCCGTGTCCTGGCGGCTTGCCGACCTGACCGGGACGGCCCGGGAGCAGGTCGCCAAGGTGCGCCGCGACCTGGGGTCCGCCGAGGCGTCGGCGGCCCGGGCCGATCTGGAGTCCTTGGACGCGGTGCTGGCCGCCCTGCCGGCCCAGGCTGTTGCCGTGTCGGCTGGGGCTGGCGGCGTCTGCGCCGCCGGCATCGTCCTGGTCTTTCTGGCGCTTATCGGCCGGCATCTCATGACCCCCCTGGACCTGCTGGCCGCCTACGCCGACCGCGTGGCCCAGGGCCGGGCCGAACCGCTGCCCGACGATCCCCGTTTCATCGGTCGCCTGGGGCGGCTCAAGGCCAGCCTGGAGGCCATGGTCGCGGCCATGGCCGGCCAGCTCGCCCTGGTGCGCGATCACGCCGCCGAGGCCGACGCCCAGGCCGCCGCCGCCGAAAAAGCCGGCCGCGAAGCCCGGCTGGCCGTCAAGAAGGATGCCGTCCGCCGCCAGGGCATGCTCGGAGCCGGCGAAACCCTGGAGGGCGTGGCCGACTCCATCAAGCAGGCGACCGGATCGCTGCGCCAGGACGCCCGCGACGTTTCGGCCGGGGCCGAAGAGCAAAAGACCCGGGTGGACGACACCGCCGCCGACGTGGACGTGATGGTGGAGGCCACCGTGGCCGTGGCCCGGGCCGCCGAGCAGGCCGCCGGGGCCGCCGAGGAAGCCCGCCGCCGGGCCGCAGCCGGAGCGGCCGTGGTGGATGATTCCGTGGCCGCCATCGGCCGGGTGTCGACCCTGGCCGCCGCCCTCAAGGACAACATGGCCGGCCTTGGCCGCCAGGCCGAATCCATCGGCCAGGTCATGACCGTTATTTCCGACATCGCCGACCAGACCAACCTGCTGGCGCTCAATGCCGCCATCGAGGCGGCCCGGGCCGGCGAGGCCGGCCGCGGCTTTGCCGTGGTGGCCGACGAGGTGCGAAAGCTGGCCGAAAAGACCATGACCGCCACCAAGGAAGTGGGGCAGGTCATCCAGGCCATCCAGGCCGGGGCCTTTGACAACATCCGGGGCATGGACCAGGCCGGGGCGGCCGTGGACGACGCCACCAGCCTGGCCGGCCAGTCCCGGGCCGCCCTGGGCGAGATCGTGGCCCTGTCCGGCGACGCCGCCGGCCAGGTCGGGGAGATCGCCCGGTCCTGCGAGGCCCAGGTGGCCGCCGGGGAACGCGTCCAGTCGGCCGTTGGGCGCATCCGCGACCTGTCCTTGCGCACCGCCGACGGCATGGCCCGGTCCGCCGCCACCATCGAGGCCCTGGGCGGCGAGATCGAGGAACTCATCAAGTTAAACGGCGTGTTCAGGCTCATCGGCCAAGGCGCGGCCCAGGACGCCGTGGAGGCCCTGGCCGCTGGGCCGGCCATGGCCTCCCTGGACCGGGAGGCCATGGAGCGCCTCATGCGCCGGGCGCTTACCGACAACGCCTTTTTGGAGCTGCTCTACGCCACCGACGCCAAGGGCGTGCAGGTGACGGAAAACATCGCCCCAGCCGGCTTCAAGTCCACAAGCTCGGCCTCCATGATCGGCAAGAGCTGGGCGTCGCGGCCCTGGTTCACCAACGTCCTGGAGAACCAGGGTACGGCCATTTCCCCCATCTATATCTCGGAAGCCTCGGGCGAATACTGCCTGACCATTTCCGTGCCCATTCACAAGGACGACCGCATCGTGGGCGTGCTTGGGGCGGACATCAAGGTGTTTGGCTAG
- a CDS encoding PSP1 domain-containing protein, whose translation MSHILGIKFRDHGQVYYFESGPFVVALGDDVLVQTEQGLGMGHVVAVRDELPEDAHEGELKPIFRLPTDEDRDTKRENDQLGREAHAWCRKCIETRNLDMKLVDVEVLHDRSKIVFYFTAPGRVDFRELVKDLVKAYHTRIELRQIGVRHETQMLGAIGNCGQICCCRRFMRKFAPVTIKMAKEQNLFLNPTKISGICGRLLCCLSFEQENYEQFQKKCPRVGKKFSTSLGMVKVLRTNLFRETISVLDEAGDEHELTVEEWTQALENRPAPVEPGAEAAETAKAETPRPEPRRAEAGRPPRGEGGRGEGRRDARREGGSSGERRDSRRDGGRDSGRDGGRDSGRDSGRDGGREQNRDSGRDHGRDGGREGGREPRREPERRRDAAPAASETDAQAHEAGGQPREPQPRDGLPRDGQSRDGQPREPQGRDGASRSSRRSRRSGRRPGRPTGPGGPSAPGGDGAPEAQQNPRQRSRRPEGRPDGRQGGKPSREPESGS comes from the coding sequence ATGAGCCATATCCTCGGCATCAAGTTCCGTGACCACGGACAGGTCTATTATTTCGAATCCGGCCCCTTTGTCGTGGCCCTGGGCGACGACGTCCTGGTCCAGACCGAACAGGGCCTGGGCATGGGCCATGTCGTCGCCGTGCGCGACGAGCTCCCCGAAGACGCCCACGAGGGCGAACTCAAACCCATTTTCCGCCTGCCCACCGACGAGGACCGGGACACCAAGCGCGAAAACGACCAGCTCGGCCGCGAGGCCCATGCCTGGTGCCGCAAGTGCATTGAGACCCGGAATCTCGACATGAAGCTCGTGGATGTGGAAGTGCTCCACGACCGCAGCAAGATCGTCTTTTATTTCACCGCTCCGGGCCGGGTCGATTTCCGCGAGCTGGTCAAGGATCTGGTCAAGGCCTACCACACCCGCATCGAGCTGCGCCAGATCGGCGTGCGCCACGAGACGCAGATGCTCGGGGCCATCGGCAACTGCGGCCAGATCTGCTGCTGCCGCCGGTTCATGCGCAAGTTCGCCCCGGTCACCATCAAGATGGCCAAGGAACAGAATCTGTTCCTCAACCCCACCAAGATTTCCGGCATCTGCGGCAGGCTTCTGTGCTGCCTGTCCTTTGAGCAGGAAAACTACGAGCAGTTCCAGAAAAAATGCCCGCGCGTGGGCAAGAAGTTTTCGACTTCGCTGGGCATGGTCAAGGTGCTGCGCACCAACCTGTTCCGAGAAACCATCAGCGTCCTGGACGAAGCCGGCGACGAGCATGAGCTGACCGTGGAGGAATGGACCCAGGCCCTGGAGAACCGTCCCGCCCCGGTAGAGCCTGGCGCCGAAGCCGCCGAGACGGCCAAAGCCGAGACGCCCCGTCCCGAACCGCGCCGCGCCGAGGCCGGCCGCCCGCCGCGAGGCGAGGGCGGACGCGGCGAGGGCCGCCGCGACGCCCGCCGCGAGGGCGGTTCCTCCGGCGAACGCCGCGACTCCCGCCGCGACGGCGGCCGGGACAGCGGACGCGACGGCGGACGTGACAGTGGACGCGACAGCGGGCGAGATGGCGGACGCGAGCAAAACCGCGACAGCGGACGCGACCATGGCCGGGACGGCGGGCGCGAGGGCGGCCGCGAGCCGCGCCGCGAGCCCGAACGCCGCCGCGACGCCGCACCGGCCGCCTCCGAAACCGACGCCCAGGCCCACGAGGCCGGCGGCCAGCCCCGGGAGCCGCAGCCCCGCGACGGGCTGCCCCGTGACGGGCAGTCCCGCGACGGCCAGCCTCGCGAGCCCCAAGGCCGTGACGGAGCCTCGCGCTCGTCCCGACGTTCCCGGCGCTCCGGCCGCCGGCCCGGCCGCCCGACCGGTCCCGGCGGTCCGTCCGCCCCGGGTGGCGACGGCGCGCCCGAAGCCCAGCAAAACCCCCGCCAGCGGTCCCGGCGTCCCGAGGGACGCCCCGACGGCCGCCAGGGCGGCAAACCTTCCCGTGAACCGGAGAGCGGATCGTGA
- a CDS encoding FmdB family zinc ribbon protein, producing the protein MPLYEYCCNKCGAEFEEMASSSATTTPPCPQCASGDTKKLMSACRARTKPGQTGARTASAGGGGGCSGCAGGNCATCH; encoded by the coding sequence ATGCCGCTTTACGAATACTGCTGCAACAAATGCGGCGCCGAGTTCGAGGAAATGGCTTCCAGCTCGGCCACCACCACCCCGCCCTGCCCCCAGTGCGCCTCGGGCGACACCAAAAAACTCATGTCCGCCTGCCGCGCCCGCACAAAGCCCGGCCAGACCGGCGCGCGCACGGCCTCCGCCGGCGGCGGGGGCGGCTGCTCGGGCTGCGCCGGCGGCAATTGCGCCACCTGCCACTAG
- a CDS encoding D-sedoheptulose 7-phosphate isomerase encodes MSENALRLIASYVEEAAAARARFFADHAELVDAAARTMAVALARGGKILFCGNGGSAADAQHLAAEFVNRFELERPPLPALALTTDSSALTAIGNDYGFDRVFAKQVQALAGPGDVVVGISTSGNSPNVLAALRAARDKGCVTVGLAGRNGAIVPLCDYALLVPSDRTAHIQEVHATIGHLLCKLVDHYLFEAVMELGPYLEEH; translated from the coding sequence ATGTCGGAAAACGCCCTTCGTCTCATCGCCTCCTATGTCGAGGAGGCCGCTGCCGCGCGCGCCCGGTTTTTCGCCGACCACGCCGAGCTGGTGGACGCCGCCGCCCGCACCATGGCCGTGGCCCTGGCCCGGGGCGGCAAGATCCTTTTTTGCGGCAACGGCGGTTCGGCCGCCGATGCCCAGCACCTGGCCGCCGAGTTCGTCAACCGGTTCGAGCTGGAGCGCCCGCCCCTGCCGGCCCTGGCCCTGACCACCGACTCCTCGGCCCTGACCGCCATCGGCAACGACTACGGCTTCGACCGGGTCTTCGCCAAGCAGGTCCAGGCCCTGGCCGGGCCGGGCGACGTGGTGGTGGGCATCTCCACCTCGGGCAACAGCCCCAACGTCCTGGCCGCCCTGCGCGCCGCCCGGGACAAGGGCTGCGTCACCGTGGGGCTGGCCGGGCGCAACGGGGCCATCGTGCCGCTTTGCGACTACGCCCTGCTCGTGCCCAGCGACCGCACAGCCCATATCCAGGAAGTCCACGCCACCATCGGCCACCTTTTGTGCAAGCTCGTGGACCACTACCTCTTCGAGGCGGTCATGGAGCTTGGCCCCTATCTTGAGGAGCACTAA
- the thrB gene encoding homoserine kinase, which yields MEPTLLGRVSDERCVSLIGMAGAGKTTLAGLLARRLGWACLDTDRLIEAQCRAPLPDILARQGLDSFLALEEDVVAGLGVKRCVVATGGSVVYGARAMARLKSMGPVVYLSIDLPTFLARVGDPGERAFVMPGGLTLADVYAERQPLYAAAADLTVASCGTTPEACVETILQGIRS from the coding sequence ATGGAACCGACGCTTCTTGGCCGGGTATCCGATGAACGGTGCGTGAGTCTCATTGGCATGGCCGGAGCCGGCAAGACCACCCTGGCCGGGCTTTTGGCCCGACGCCTGGGCTGGGCCTGCCTGGACACCGACCGCCTCATCGAGGCCCAGTGCCGCGCGCCCCTGCCCGACATCCTGGCCCGCCAGGGGCTAGACAGCTTTCTCGCCCTTGAAGAGGACGTGGTGGCCGGCCTTGGCGTCAAGCGTTGCGTGGTGGCCACGGGCGGTTCCGTGGTCTACGGAGCCCGGGCCATGGCCCGCCTCAAATCCATGGGGCCGGTGGTCTACCTGTCCATTGATCTGCCCACCTTCCTGGCCCGGGTGGGCGATCCCGGGGAACGCGCCTTTGTCATGCCCGGCGGCCTGACCCTGGCCGACGTCTACGCCGAGCGCCAACCCCTGTACGCCGCCGCCGCCGACCTCACCGTGGCCAGCTGCGGCACGACGCCCGAGGCCTGCGTCGAAACCATCCTGCAAGGAATCCGGTCGTGA